Proteins encoded within one genomic window of Acidimicrobiales bacterium:
- the sigH gene encoding RNA polymerase sporulation sigma factor SigH, which translates to MTTRCDVPLLELADTELVRRYHAGDTDALLVLLERYRRFAKARARSYFLIGADSDDIEQEGMIGLFKAARDFRPDREASFRAFAELCITRQVISAVKSATRHKHQPLNQYVSLSGTRGGDDAGERSLEDMLDPLAVPDPADTVVSNERLAAMRRSIGETLSGLEVDVLRLYVEGKSYQEISEQLGRHVKSIDNALQRIKRKLEGHLREDGPEAERLPA; encoded by the coding sequence ATGACGACCCGCTGTGACGTCCCCCTCCTCGAGCTCGCGGACACCGAACTGGTCCGGAGGTACCACGCGGGCGACACCGACGCCCTGCTCGTCCTGCTGGAGCGCTACCGGCGCTTCGCCAAGGCCCGGGCCCGGAGCTACTTCCTGATCGGCGCCGACTCGGACGACATCGAGCAGGAGGGGATGATCGGCCTGTTCAAGGCGGCGCGCGACTTCCGCCCCGACCGCGAGGCGTCCTTCCGAGCGTTCGCCGAGCTCTGCATCACCCGCCAGGTCATCAGCGCCGTGAAGTCGGCCACCCGCCACAAGCACCAGCCGCTGAACCAGTACGTCTCGCTGTCGGGCACCCGGGGCGGCGACGACGCCGGCGAGCGGTCGCTGGAGGACATGCTCGACCCGCTGGCCGTGCCCGACCCGGCCGACACCGTGGTGTCCAACGAGCGCCTGGCCGCCATGCGCCGCTCCATCGGCGAGACGCTGTCGGGCCTCGAGGTCGACGTCCTGCGCCTCTACGTCGAGGGGAAGTCGTACCAGGAGATCAGCGAGCAGCTGGGCCGGCACGTGAAGTCGATCGACAACGCCCTCCAGCGCATCAAGCGCAAGCTCGAGGGCCACCTCCGGGAGGACGGCCCGGAGGCCGAGCGCCTCCCGGCGTGA
- the rlmB gene encoding 23S rRNA (guanosine(2251)-2'-O)-methyltransferase RlmB, whose product MTPPRGRRPSGPSGPPPRRRPAAAGPPRRSQPRDPRGLGGEQVEGRRAVRELLVAGRRRVRELYVAEGLDPSPVLGEILDLAARARVPVRRVGRGRLDGMAATDAPQGVVARAAPLEEADLDDLASPADGRPPFLLVLDGVTDPHNLGALLRTAECAGATGVVLPRHRAVHVTPTVAKAAAGAIEHLPIAVVPGLPAAMTTLRRAGVWTVGLDAGADRSVFDLPLGPEPVALVLGAEGGGLSRLVRQRCEVVVCIPQRGALASLNVSAAGAVACFELARRRSS is encoded by the coding sequence ATGACGCCGCCCCGGGGACGGCGACCGTCGGGGCCGTCGGGCCCGCCGCCGCGCCGCCGACCGGCCGCCGCCGGCCCCCCCCGGCGATCGCAGCCGAGGGACCCCCGCGGCCTCGGCGGCGAGCAGGTGGAGGGGCGCCGGGCGGTGCGCGAGCTGCTGGTCGCCGGGCGCCGCCGCGTGCGCGAGCTGTACGTGGCCGAGGGACTGGACCCGTCCCCCGTGCTGGGCGAGATCCTCGACCTGGCGGCCAGGGCCCGGGTCCCGGTCCGCCGCGTGGGCCGCGGCCGCCTCGACGGGATGGCCGCCACCGACGCCCCACAGGGCGTCGTGGCCCGCGCCGCGCCGCTCGAGGAGGCGGACCTCGACGACCTGGCGTCGCCTGCGGACGGCCGCCCCCCCTTCCTGCTGGTGCTCGACGGCGTGACCGACCCCCACAACCTGGGCGCCCTGCTCCGCACGGCCGAGTGCGCCGGCGCTACCGGCGTCGTCCTGCCCCGCCACCGCGCCGTCCACGTCACGCCCACGGTGGCCAAGGCGGCGGCCGGGGCCATCGAGCACCTCCCCATCGCCGTGGTGCCGGGCCTGCCCGCGGCGATGACCACCCTGCGCCGGGCCGGGGTGTGGACCGTCGGCCTCGACGCGGGCGCCGACCGCAGCGTGTTCGACCTCCCGCTCGGGCCCGAGCCGGTGGCGCTGGTGCTGGGCGCCGAGGGCGGCGGCCTCTCGCGGCTCGTCCGCCAGCGCTGCGAGGTCGTGGTGTGCATCCCCCAGCGGGGCGCGCTGGCGTCGCTGAACGTCTCCGCGGCGGGCGCCGTGGCCTGCTTCGAGCTGGCCCGCCGCCGCAGCTCCTAG